A stretch of the Pseudomonas sp. ACM7 genome encodes the following:
- a CDS encoding Hpt domain-containing protein, with protein sequence MADTHLDRDVLNALQEVMEDEYPTLLDTFLADSEERLRILREAEDAAQLMNAAHSFKGSSSNMGAIRLAELCHELEQRAKQKNLAGIEKLIGEIDDEFAIVRPLYEAERQRSLSANETVRRF encoded by the coding sequence GTGGCTGACACACACCTGGACCGCGACGTGCTGAACGCGTTGCAAGAGGTCATGGAGGATGAGTATCCGACGTTGCTGGATACCTTTCTCGCCGATTCCGAAGAGCGTTTACGCATCTTGCGAGAGGCTGAAGATGCTGCGCAACTCATGAATGCAGCCCATAGTTTCAAGGGCAGCAGCAGCAACATGGGCGCCATTCGCCTGGCTGAGTTGTGCCATGAGTTGGAGCAGCGCGCCAAGCAAAAAAACCTCGCTGGCATCGAAAAGCTGATCGGGGAAATTGATGACGAATTTGCCATTGTCCGACCTCTCTATGAGGCGGAGCGTCAGCGTTCTCTCTCTGCCAATGAGACCGTCCGGCGCTTTTAG
- a CDS encoding flagellar hook-length control protein FliK, with translation MPVTPNMLLQAAAQAKTQAACANTPALAAEPGDKASSFAQVYADQARNKPSAVGDGSAKPIRDKASDSPDKKDVSNDTSAAPEPAVADSGKSLPADKPAQVEDEAASDDGSDTAQTPVADAAPVDPTLDPALMQAVQPAVPAPVPAAPPVVVAPQPQVEVAVTAATTPVVASTDTDFDPEADPLDALPAVRMAMEQSGHVSASSQAQPKAAPTSAQAQADGESTSAQTFAAGMASMLDVQADKDSAGQGGDKAFGGLIDDGLKDLKSASSDTRVDDFANRLAALTQAATPKTANALPVNQPIAMHQSGWTEEVVNRVMYLSSTNLKAADIQLQPAELGRLDIRVNMVPDQQTQVTFMSAHPSVREALDGQMHRLRDMFAQQGMGQVDVNVSDQSRGWQGQGQEQAQQGQGQGGRTNASGGRLDSMDEELPASIAEVATSATSVIGSSAVDYYA, from the coding sequence ATGCCCGTTACCCCCAATATGCTTCTTCAGGCCGCCGCGCAGGCCAAGACTCAAGCCGCTTGCGCCAATACACCGGCGCTGGCCGCTGAGCCTGGGGACAAGGCATCCAGCTTCGCTCAGGTCTACGCCGATCAAGCCCGGAACAAACCCTCTGCGGTGGGTGATGGATCGGCCAAGCCGATACGAGATAAAGCGTCGGACAGCCCCGACAAAAAGGACGTCAGCAACGACACGTCTGCCGCCCCGGAACCTGCGGTTGCCGATAGCGGCAAATCCTTGCCCGCCGATAAGCCGGCGCAGGTTGAGGACGAGGCTGCCAGCGATGACGGCTCGGATACTGCGCAGACGCCGGTTGCCGATGCCGCGCCCGTTGACCCGACGCTGGATCCTGCGTTGATGCAGGCAGTACAACCTGCGGTGCCAGCGCCGGTACCGGCAGCTCCGCCCGTTGTAGTCGCCCCACAACCGCAGGTCGAGGTGGCTGTGACGGCGGCAACGACTCCGGTTGTTGCAAGCACTGACACCGATTTCGATCCCGAAGCCGATCCCCTCGACGCACTGCCTGCCGTGCGCATGGCCATGGAGCAGAGCGGGCACGTTTCCGCTTCCAGTCAGGCCCAGCCCAAAGCGGCACCGACCTCGGCCCAGGCCCAGGCCGACGGCGAGTCAACCTCGGCGCAGACCTTCGCCGCCGGCATGGCGAGCATGCTCGATGTGCAAGCCGACAAGGACAGCGCCGGCCAGGGCGGCGACAAGGCCTTTGGTGGTCTTATCGATGACGGTCTCAAGGACCTGAAGTCCGCGAGTAGCGATACTCGGGTCGACGATTTCGCCAACCGTCTGGCGGCACTGACCCAGGCGGCCACGCCGAAAACCGCGAACGCATTGCCGGTGAATCAACCGATCGCCATGCATCAGAGCGGCTGGACCGAAGAAGTCGTGAACCGGGTCATGTACCTGTCCAGTACCAATCTCAAGGCCGCCGACATCCAGTTGCAACCGGCCGAACTGGGGCGCCTGGACATTCGGGTGAACATGGTTCCGGATCAGCAGACCCAAGTGACGTTCATGAGCGCCCATCCAAGTGTTCGCGAAGCGCTGGACGGGCAGATGCATCGCTTGCGTGACATGTTTGCGCAGCAGGGGATGGGCCAGGTCGACGTCAATGTGTCCGACCAGTCCCGTGGCTGGCAGGGCCAGGGGCAGGAACAGGCTCAACAGGGTCAAGGGCAGGGTGGACGCACCAACGCCAGCGGTGGTCGCCTCGATTCGATGGACGAAGAGCTTCCGGCCAGCATTGCCGAAGTAGCGACCAGCGCGACCAGCGTGATTGGCTCCAGCGCCGTCGATTATTACGCCTGA
- the fliL gene encoding flagellar basal body-associated protein FliL yields MAKSEAAVKDPATKGKLKLIIVIVVALLLAIGLSVGATWFFMHSAQSKPAAAAETAPVGKQPAIFEPMAPAFVANYNQNGRQRYMQVSITMQGRDQADLEALKVHMPVIRNNLVMLFSGQDFATLASPVGQEMLRQKATASVQEVAQKELGKVVIEQLLFTNFVLQ; encoded by the coding sequence ATGGCGAAGAGCGAAGCAGCAGTAAAAGACCCCGCAACCAAAGGCAAACTCAAGCTGATCATTGTGATCGTGGTGGCCCTGCTGCTGGCGATCGGTTTGTCCGTGGGAGCGACCTGGTTCTTCATGCACAGCGCCCAGAGCAAGCCTGCCGCCGCGGCTGAAACCGCCCCGGTCGGCAAGCAGCCAGCGATTTTCGAGCCCATGGCTCCAGCCTTCGTGGCCAATTACAACCAGAACGGCCGTCAGCGCTACATGCAGGTGAGCATCACCATGCAGGGTCGCGATCAGGCCGATCTGGAAGCGCTCAAAGTCCACATGCCTGTCATCCGCAATAACCTGGTCATGCTGTTCTCCGGGCAGGACTTCGCCACCCTGGCGTCGCCGGTCGGCCAGGAAATGTTGCGTCAGAAAGCCACGGCCAGCGTCCAGGAAGTGGCGCAGAAAGAACTCGGCAAAGTGGTCATCGAACAGTTGCTTTTCACTAATTTCGTACTGCAGTAG
- the fliM gene encoding flagellar motor switch protein FliM codes for MAVQDLLSQDEIDALLHGVDDGLVQTDTAAEPGSVKSYDLTSQDRIVRGRMPTLEMINERFARYTRISMFNMLRRSADVAVGGVQVMKFGEYVHSLYVPTSLNLVKIKPLRGTALFILDAKLVFKLVDNFFGGDGRHAKIEGREFTPTELRVVRMVLEQAFVDLKEAWQAIMEVNFEYINSEVNPAMANIVGPSEAIVVSTFHIELDGGGGDLHVTMPYSMIEPVREMLDAGFQSDLDDQDERWVNALRQDVLDVDVPIGATVARRQLRLRDILHMQPGDIIPVEMPEEMIMRANGVPAFKVKMGSHKGNLALQVIEPIERR; via the coding sequence ATGGCCGTGCAGGACCTGCTGTCCCAGGATGAGATCGATGCGCTGTTGCATGGCGTCGACGATGGTCTGGTACAGACCGATACCGCTGCTGAACCCGGCAGTGTCAAAAGCTACGACCTGACCAGTCAGGATCGCATCGTCCGTGGACGCATGCCGACCCTGGAGATGATCAACGAACGTTTCGCCCGTTACACCCGCATCAGCATGTTCAACATGCTGCGCCGCTCGGCAGACGTTGCCGTCGGTGGCGTGCAGGTGATGAAGTTCGGCGAATACGTGCACTCGCTGTACGTGCCGACCAGCCTCAACCTGGTCAAGATCAAGCCGTTGCGCGGCACCGCGTTGTTCATCCTCGACGCCAAACTGGTGTTCAAACTGGTGGACAACTTCTTCGGCGGCGACGGCCGTCACGCGAAGATCGAAGGGCGTGAATTCACCCCCACCGAATTGCGTGTAGTGCGCATGGTGCTGGAGCAGGCCTTCGTCGATTTGAAGGAAGCCTGGCAGGCGATCATGGAAGTGAACTTCGAGTACATCAACTCGGAAGTGAACCCGGCCATGGCCAATATCGTCGGCCCGAGCGAAGCGATTGTGGTGTCGACCTTCCACATCGAACTCGATGGCGGTGGCGGCGACCTGCACGTGACCATGCCGTACTCGATGATCGAACCTGTACGCGAAATGCTCGACGCCGGCTTCCAGTCGGACCTCGACGATCAGGACGAACGCTGGGTCAACGCCTTGCGCCAGGACGTGCTGGACGTTGACGTACCGATCGGTGCGACGGTTGCCCGTCGCCAGTTGCGCCTGCGGGACATTCTGCACATGCAGCCGGGGGACATTATCCCGGTCGAGATGCCTGAAGAGATGATCATGCGCGCCAACGGCGTGCCTGCGTTCAAGGTCAAGATGGGGTCGCACAAAGGCAACCTCGCGTTGCAAGTGATCGAGCCGATCGAGCGCCGCTGA
- the fliN gene encoding flagellar motor switch protein FliN, translating to MANDMNTQDDQALADEWAAALEETGDAGQDDIDALLAADAASSPSNRLPMEEFGSVPKNNEPVTLDGPNLDVILDIPVSISMEVGSTDINIRNLLQLNQGSVIELDRLAGEPLDVLVNGTLIAHGEVVVVNEKFGIRLTDVISPSERIKKLR from the coding sequence ATGGCTAACGATATGAACACCCAGGACGACCAGGCGCTGGCCGATGAATGGGCTGCGGCCCTGGAAGAAACCGGCGACGCCGGGCAGGACGACATCGACGCCTTGCTGGCCGCCGACGCCGCCAGTTCGCCGTCCAACCGTCTGCCGATGGAAGAGTTCGGCAGCGTGCCGAAAAATAACGAACCGGTCACCCTGGACGGTCCTAACCTGGACGTGATTCTCGATATCCCGGTGTCGATTTCCATGGAAGTCGGCAGCACTGATATCAACATCCGTAACCTGCTGCAGCTTAACCAGGGTTCGGTGATCGAGCTCGATCGTCTGGCCGGTGAACCGCTGGACGTGTTGGTCAACGGCACGCTCATCGCTCACGGTGAAGTGGTAGTGGTCAACGAGAAGTTCGGCATCCGCCTGACTGACGTGATCAGCCCAAGCGAACGCATCAAGAAGTTGCGCTGA
- the fliO gene encoding flagellar biosynthetic protein FliO has translation MKKVLGVLLALPFSVLAAEPVATATAAAAPAVSSGVAGQLTQLVFGLLLVLGLIFFLAWLLRRVQQAGPAGKGQVIELIGSRALGPRDRLMLVQVGNEQILLGLSPGTITALHVLKEPVQVPSGTEKSTPEFAQRLMELMGKDQKDKK, from the coding sequence GTGAAAAAGGTTCTCGGGGTTTTGCTCGCCTTGCCGTTCAGCGTTCTGGCTGCCGAGCCGGTAGCGACCGCTACTGCGGCCGCTGCACCCGCGGTCAGCAGCGGTGTGGCGGGGCAATTAACGCAGTTGGTGTTCGGTTTGCTGCTGGTGCTGGGGTTGATCTTCTTCCTCGCCTGGTTACTGCGTCGGGTGCAACAGGCCGGACCAGCCGGCAAGGGGCAGGTGATCGAGCTGATCGGTTCCCGCGCGCTTGGCCCTCGCGACCGATTGATGCTGGTGCAGGTCGGCAACGAGCAGATTCTGCTTGGCTTGAGCCCCGGCACCATCACCGCGTTGCACGTGCTCAAGGAGCCGGTGCAAGTGCCCAGCGGTACTGAAAAATCGACCCCCGAGTTTGCCCAGCGCCTGATGGAGCTGATGGGCAAGGATCAGAAGGATAAGAAGTAA
- the fliP gene encoding flagellar type III secretion system pore protein FliP (The bacterial flagellar biogenesis protein FliP forms a type III secretion system (T3SS)-type pore required for flagellar assembly.) has translation MGALRIILTLALMLVAPLAFAADPLSIPAITLGTNAAGAQEYSVSLQILLIMTALSFIPAFVMLMTSFTRIIIVFSILRQALGLQQTPSNQILTGMALFLTLFIMAPVFDRVNQDALQPYLAEKLTAQDAVAKAQVPIKDFMLAQTRSSDLELFMRLSKRTDIASPDQAPLTILVPAFVTSELKTAFQIGFMIFIPFLIIDLVVASVLMAMGMMMLSPLIISLPFKIMLFVLVDGWALIIGTLASSFGGVSP, from the coding sequence ATGGGTGCGCTACGCATCATCTTGACGCTGGCCCTGATGCTGGTCGCGCCACTGGCGTTCGCCGCCGATCCGTTATCGATCCCGGCAATCACCCTGGGCACCAATGCCGCCGGCGCTCAGGAATACTCAGTCAGTCTGCAAATCCTGCTGATCATGACGGCGCTGAGTTTTATCCCGGCGTTCGTCATGCTGATGACCAGTTTTACCCGGATCATCATCGTCTTTTCGATCCTGCGTCAGGCCCTCGGCCTGCAGCAGACACCGTCGAACCAGATCCTCACGGGCATGGCGCTGTTCCTGACCCTGTTCATCATGGCGCCAGTATTCGACCGCGTTAATCAGGATGCCTTGCAGCCGTATCTGGCGGAGAAACTCACCGCTCAAGACGCCGTGGCCAAGGCGCAGGTGCCGATCAAGGATTTCATGCTCGCCCAGACTCGCAGCAGCGATCTGGAGTTGTTCATGCGCTTGTCCAAACGCACTGATATCGCGTCGCCGGATCAGGCGCCGCTGACGATTCTTGTTCCCGCGTTCGTCACCTCCGAGCTGAAAACCGCGTTCCAGATTGGCTTCATGATCTTCATTCCGTTCCTGATCATCGACCTGGTCGTGGCCAGTGTGCTGATGGCCATGGGTATGATGATGCTCTCGCCACTGATTATTTCCCTGCCATTCAAGATCATGCTGTTCGTGCTGGTGGATGGCTGGGCGTTGATCATCGGTACGCTGGCGAGCAGCTTCGGCGGTGTATCGCCATGA
- the fliQ gene encoding flagellar biosynthesis protein FliQ, translating to MTPEVAVDIFREALWLTTMMVAVLVIPSLLVGLLVAMFQAATQINEQTLSFLPRLLVMLVTLIVAGPWLVQTFMEYILQLYGSIPQVIG from the coding sequence ATGACGCCAGAAGTTGCGGTAGACATCTTCCGGGAAGCGCTGTGGCTGACCACCATGATGGTTGCCGTGCTGGTGATTCCGAGTTTGCTTGTGGGCCTGTTGGTGGCGATGTTCCAGGCCGCTACGCAGATCAACGAACAGACCCTGAGCTTCCTGCCGCGCTTGCTGGTGATGCTGGTGACATTGATCGTCGCTGGTCCGTGGCTGGTGCAGACCTTTATGGAATACATCCTGCAGTTGTACGGCAGTATTCCTCAGGTCATCGGCTAA